From Actinopolymorpha cephalotaxi, one genomic window encodes:
- a CDS encoding dipeptidase, with protein MATTTSADHLDRARALLAAHPLVDGHNDLPIAMRHASAYDFDKVDIAVDQPRLQTDIPRLRQGQVGAQFWSVYVPSRLQGDHAVSATLEQIDAVHAMVGRYAGTFGLATTADEVEQVFTSGRIASLMGMEGGHSIDSSLATLRAMHALGVRYMTLTHNDNVPWADSATDEPAVGGLSRFGLEVVAEMNRLGMLVDLSHVSADTMRAALAGSEAPVIFSHSSARAVCDVARNVPDDVLALLPANGGVCMVTFVPEFVSPTCALWRTEAAEAARAQGVSPTDLGAFFEFTREWRNEHPKPDATLADVMAHVEHVREVAGVDHIGLGGDYDGTDTFPVGLGDVSGYPRLFAALLERGWSEQDLAKLAGANAIRALRDAEAVSRDLRTRRGPSIATIDSLDGTP; from the coding sequence ATGGCCACCACGACATCCGCAGACCACCTCGATCGAGCGCGCGCCCTGCTCGCCGCCCATCCGCTGGTCGACGGGCACAACGACCTGCCGATCGCGATGCGGCACGCCAGCGCGTACGACTTCGACAAGGTGGACATCGCCGTCGACCAGCCACGGCTGCAGACCGACATCCCGCGGCTGCGTCAGGGTCAGGTCGGCGCGCAGTTCTGGTCGGTCTACGTGCCGAGCCGGTTGCAGGGCGACCACGCGGTCTCGGCGACGCTGGAGCAGATCGACGCCGTGCACGCGATGGTGGGCCGGTACGCCGGCACGTTCGGGCTGGCGACCACCGCCGACGAGGTGGAGCAGGTCTTCACATCCGGCCGGATCGCATCCCTGATGGGCATGGAGGGCGGCCACTCCATCGACTCTTCGCTGGCCACGCTCCGCGCGATGCACGCGCTCGGTGTGCGGTACATGACGCTCACCCACAACGACAACGTGCCGTGGGCGGACTCGGCGACCGACGAGCCGGCTGTCGGTGGGCTGTCCCGGTTCGGGCTGGAGGTCGTCGCGGAGATGAACCGGCTGGGCATGCTCGTCGACCTGTCCCACGTCTCCGCGGACACCATGCGGGCGGCCCTGGCAGGCAGCGAGGCACCGGTGATCTTCTCCCACTCCTCGGCCCGCGCGGTGTGCGACGTGGCGCGGAACGTTCCCGACGACGTGCTCGCCCTGCTGCCGGCGAACGGCGGCGTGTGCATGGTGACGTTCGTACCGGAGTTCGTCTCGCCGACGTGCGCACTGTGGCGGACGGAGGCTGCGGAGGCAGCACGGGCACAGGGCGTCAGCCCGACCGACCTCGGCGCGTTCTTCGAGTTCACCCGGGAATGGCGCAACGAGCACCCCAAGCCGGATGCCACGCTGGCCGACGTGATGGCGCATGTCGAGCACGTACGCGAGGTCGCCGGCGTCGACCACATCGGCCTGGGCGGCGACTACGACGGGACCGACACGTTCCCGGTGGGGCTCGGTGACGTGTCGGGCTACCCGCGGCTGTTCGCGGCGCTGCTGGAGCGCGGCTGGTCCGAGCAGGACCTCGCCAAACTGGCCGGCGCCAACGCCATCCGGGCGCTCCGGGACGCCGAGGCCGTCTCCCGTGATCTGCGCACGCGCCGCGGCCCGTCCATCGCGACCATCGACTCCCTCGACGGCACCCCCTGA
- the groL gene encoding chaperonin GroEL (60 kDa chaperone family; promotes refolding of misfolded polypeptides especially under stressful conditions; forms two stacked rings of heptamers to form a barrel-shaped 14mer; ends can be capped by GroES; misfolded proteins enter the barrel where they are refolded when GroES binds) encodes MPKIISFNEDARRGLERGMNTLADAVKVTLGPKGRNVVLEKKWGAPTITNDGVSIAKEIELEDPWEKIGAELVKEVAKKTDDVAGDGTTTATVLAQALVREGLRNVAAGANPMGLKRGIEAAVDRVTEQLAQAAKDVETKEQIASVAAVSAGGDASVGEIIAEAMDKVGKEGVITVEESNTFGLELELTEGMRFDKGYISPYFWTDAERMEAVLDDPYVLVYNGKISAVKDMLPLLEKVMQSGKTLAIIAEDVEGEALATLVVNKVRGTFKSVAVKAPGFGDRRKAMLGDIAILTGGQVISEEVGLKLETAGLDLLGRARKVTVTKDETTIVEGAGDPEQIAGRVSQIRAEIERSDSDYDREKLQERLAKLAGGVAVIKVGAATEVELKERKHRIEDAVRAAKASVEEGIVAGGGVALVQAGKKAFDKLDLEGDEATGANIVKVALEAPLKQIAINAGLEGGVVAEKVRGLPDGHGLNAATGEYVDLLAAGVPDPAKVVRSALQNAASIAGLFLTTEAVVADKPEKEKAPAGGGMPDGGGMDF; translated from the coding sequence CGCGCCGTGGTCTCGAGCGGGGTATGAACACCCTCGCCGACGCCGTCAAGGTGACCCTCGGCCCCAAGGGCCGCAACGTCGTCCTGGAGAAGAAGTGGGGCGCGCCGACGATCACCAACGACGGCGTCTCCATCGCTAAGGAGATCGAGCTCGAGGACCCGTGGGAGAAGATCGGGGCCGAGCTCGTCAAGGAAGTTGCCAAGAAGACCGACGACGTGGCCGGTGACGGCACCACGACCGCGACCGTGCTCGCCCAGGCACTGGTCCGCGAGGGTCTGCGCAACGTCGCCGCCGGGGCCAACCCGATGGGCCTCAAGCGAGGCATCGAGGCCGCCGTCGACCGGGTGACCGAGCAGCTCGCCCAGGCCGCCAAGGACGTCGAGACCAAGGAGCAGATCGCCTCTGTGGCGGCCGTCTCCGCCGGTGGCGACGCGAGCGTCGGCGAGATCATCGCCGAGGCGATGGACAAGGTCGGCAAGGAAGGCGTCATCACCGTCGAGGAGAGCAACACCTTCGGGCTCGAGCTCGAGCTCACCGAGGGTATGCGCTTCGACAAGGGCTACATCTCGCCGTACTTCTGGACCGACGCCGAGCGCATGGAGGCCGTCCTCGACGACCCCTACGTTCTCGTCTACAACGGCAAGATCTCCGCGGTGAAGGACATGCTCCCGCTGCTGGAGAAGGTCATGCAGTCCGGCAAGACCCTGGCGATCATCGCCGAGGACGTCGAGGGCGAGGCCCTGGCCACGCTCGTCGTCAACAAGGTCCGCGGCACGTTCAAGTCGGTCGCCGTCAAGGCTCCCGGCTTCGGTGACCGCCGCAAGGCCATGCTCGGCGACATCGCCATCCTCACCGGTGGCCAGGTCATCTCCGAGGAGGTCGGCCTGAAGCTGGAGACCGCTGGTCTCGACCTGCTCGGCCGCGCCCGCAAGGTCACCGTCACCAAGGACGAGACGACGATCGTCGAGGGTGCCGGCGACCCCGAGCAGATCGCCGGCCGGGTCAGCCAGATCCGCGCCGAGATCGAGCGCAGCGACTCCGACTACGACCGCGAGAAGCTGCAGGAGCGGCTGGCCAAGCTGGCCGGCGGCGTCGCGGTGATCAAGGTCGGCGCCGCCACCGAGGTGGAGCTGAAGGAGCGCAAGCACCGCATCGAGGACGCCGTTCGCGCGGCGAAGGCCTCGGTCGAGGAGGGCATCGTCGCCGGCGGCGGCGTGGCGCTCGTCCAGGCCGGCAAGAAGGCCTTCGACAAGCTCGACCTCGAAGGTGACGAGGCCACCGGCGCCAACATCGTCAAGGTGGCGCTCGAGGCTCCGCTGAAGCAGATCGCGATCAACGCCGGCCTCGAGGGTGGCGTCGTCGCGGAGAAGGTCCGCGGACTCCCCGACGGCCACGGCCTCAACGCCGCGACCGGCGAGTACGTCGACCTGCTCGCGGCGGGCGTGCCCGACCCGGCCAAGGTCGTGCGTTCGGCGCTGCAGAACGCCGCGTCCATCGCCGGCCTGTTCCTCACCACCGAAGCGGTCGTGGCGGACAAGCCGGAGAAGGAGAAGGCCCCGGCGGGCGGCGGCATGCCCGACGGCGGAGGCATGGACTTCTGA